One part of the Sulfolobus tengchongensis genome encodes these proteins:
- a CDS encoding glycosyltransferase family 2 protein produces MSNICIYGTVYNNYNTIEYSIKSIWRPDYVIVITDNYSTDGTWEKLQEIKKEYNLILYRLRSSRGKGRDYSLRHCPDNSKTSFFDLDVEYNENFHRITEWSSLDKITYAHWLFIGKKEYIVNKGGWRDLNGAEDVELINRIGFDYYIPVIVGKSIYKGKATKERESRYAHGTKLLLRNINNFIDTIRGCGFNWREVYNLYFKYRRIHYSYLPIILGIYFIAKLKRIYRYSSLHDNITNSFLERLNKLTLPKELNIPDDYFLFGISRRDLLLYSDLERLADIKLKEKIGDYKKFLCSDSLIRYVKNSEGLKKALELSNLSKIECHELN; encoded by the coding sequence ATGAGTAATATTTGTATTTATGGTACTGTGTATAATAATTACAATACTATCGAGTACTCAATTAAAAGTATTTGGAGACCAGATTATGTGATTGTTATCACTGATAATTACTCAACTGACGGGACATGGGAGAAATTACAAGAGATAAAAAAAGAATATAATCTAATATTATATAGACTAAGAAGCAGTAGAGGAAAAGGAAGGGATTATTCTCTTAGACACTGTCCCGATAATTCAAAAACTAGCTTTTTCGATCTAGATGTAGAATATAACGAGAATTTTCATCGAATAACTGAATGGTCTTCATTAGATAAAATAACATATGCACATTGGTTATTTATTGGGAAGAAAGAATATATTGTAAATAAAGGTGGATGGAGAGATTTAAATGGAGCGGAAGACGTAGAACTTATAAATAGAATTGGATTTGATTACTATATCCCAGTAATAGTAGGCAAGAGCATATATAAGGGTAAAGCAACCAAGGAGAGGGAATCTAGATATGCTCATGGTACAAAGCTTCTGCTCAGAAACATTAATAATTTTATCGATACTATAAGAGGATGTGGATTCAACTGGAGAGAAGTTTATAATTTATATTTTAAATACCGTAGAATTCATTATTCATATCTTCCTATAATATTAGGTATCTATTTTATTGCAAAATTAAAAAGAATATATAGATATTCTTCATTGCATGACAATATAACTAATTCATTTCTTGAGAGACTTAATAAATTAACATTACCTAAAGAACTTAACATACCAGACGATTATTTTTTATTTGGAATAAGTAGAAGAGACCTCCTACTATACTCCGATTTAGAGAGACTTGCCGATATAAAGCTAAAAGAAAAAATTGGTGATTACAAAAAGTTTTTATGCAGTGATTCACTAATTAGATACGTTAAGAATTCTGAAGGCCTAAAGAAGGCGTTAGAACTTTCCAATTTATCTAAAATTGAATGTCATGAGCTTAATTAG
- a CDS encoding ABC transporter ATP-binding protein: protein MLIVKSISVNIGNKNILSNISFSASKGINVILGPNGSGKTTLLKAIIGMMKYKGEIIINGSVSFVPAEFFSPKMKVIDVIMSGRKRANYYYFIKELNLIEFLDRDFSTLSSGEKKLVLISKALAEGENVIMDEPLSNLDIKNRFNIMRILRKFDKTFLITSHELEVLRYADKVIIINKGQLKYDGSISDLSEDVLYDAYGIKFKKIKIDDEVFFKPEVSL from the coding sequence ATGCTAATAGTGAAGAGTATTAGCGTTAATATCGGTAACAAAAATATCTTGTCAAATATTTCTTTTAGTGCTAGTAAAGGTATTAACGTAATTTTAGGACCTAATGGGAGCGGAAAGACTACGTTATTGAAAGCTATTATAGGAATGATGAAATATAAGGGGGAGATAATAATTAACGGAAGCGTCTCTTTTGTTCCCGCAGAATTTTTCTCACCTAAGATGAAAGTGATAGATGTTATAATGTCTGGCCGTAAGAGAGCTAATTACTATTATTTTATAAAGGAACTGAATCTAATTGAATTTTTGGATAGAGACTTCTCTACTCTAAGTTCTGGGGAGAAAAAACTAGTCCTCATATCAAAAGCTCTGGCTGAGGGTGAGAATGTAATCATGGACGAACCTCTTTCAAACCTAGACATAAAAAATAGATTTAATATAATGAGAATTCTTAGGAAATTTGATAAAACATTTCTCATTACTTCTCATGAACTAGAAGTATTAAGATATGCTGATAAAGTGATTATCATTAACAAGGGACAATTAAAATATGATGGAAGTATCTCTGACCTTTCAGAGGATGTACTTTATGATGCCTATGGTATAAAATTCAAAAAGATAAAGATAGATGATGAAGTTTTCTTTAAGCCGGAGGTATCATTATAA
- a CDS encoding iron ABC transporter permease, which yields MKNQNPFFYLLLTLFPISIFVGLIYGDVTIPIREIFHPTGIYAYILFNIRLPTLIATLLIGIILSTAGAILQMLLRNPLIDPYISGTASGGAFGAVLTYFLLLFNLPFSWLVFFQPLVAFFTSTLATLITILIGKRTGYLGLIIGGVLVSFIFSSLIEIILSIMSSKYPQIPPLTFWLLGDISIVGWFNVIILLILAILLLYFSLSNSRLIDLLAISDEICFSQGINPSRQRIFWLLFISLVVSFCVSIAGIIGFLGIIVPHIVRRLIGGNTKILVVYSSIVGSAILILSNIVSHGVFGYYIPLTAILSIVGSPIMMFALVRRDANSEEY from the coding sequence ATGAAAAATCAAAATCCATTTTTTTATTTATTACTAACATTATTTCCTATCTCAATTTTTGTTGGACTAATATATGGAGATGTTACAATTCCAATAAGAGAGATATTTCACCCTACTGGAATTTACGCCTATATTTTATTTAATATAAGATTACCTACGCTGATTGCTACGTTGCTTATAGGTATAATCTTATCTACGGCTGGGGCTATCTTACAAATGTTATTAAGGAATCCTTTAATAGATCCCTATATAAGCGGAACCGCTTCAGGCGGAGCCTTCGGCGCAGTACTTACGTATTTTTTATTATTATTTAATTTACCCTTTTCTTGGTTGGTGTTCTTTCAACCTCTGGTAGCATTTTTTACTTCAACTTTAGCAACCTTAATCACAATTCTAATAGGTAAGAGGACTGGGTATCTTGGTCTTATCATAGGTGGAGTTCTAGTCTCTTTCATATTTTCATCCTTAATAGAGATCATATTATCTATTATGAGTTCTAAATATCCTCAAATACCTCCACTAACCTTCTGGCTTCTGGGAGATATTAGTATAGTCGGTTGGTTTAACGTAATAATATTATTAATACTAGCTATTCTCTTACTATACTTTAGCCTATCGAATTCTCGATTAATAGATTTATTAGCGATTAGTGATGAAATTTGCTTTTCGCAAGGTATAAATCCAAGTAGGCAAAGAATATTTTGGTTGCTGTTTATAAGTCTTGTAGTTTCCTTCTGCGTATCAATAGCTGGTATAATCGGATTTCTAGGTATAATAGTTCCACATATTGTCAGAAGATTAATTGGGGGAAATACTAAGATTCTTGTAGTATATTCGTCGATAGTAGGTTCAGCAATCTTAATCTTAAGTAACATTGTATCTCATGGAGTTTTTGGATACTATATTCCCTTAACCGCTATTCTCTCGATAGTAGGTTCTCCTATAATGATGTTTGCGCTGGTGAGGAGAGATGCTAATAGTGAAGAGTATTAG
- a CDS encoding ABC transporter substrate-binding protein has protein sequence MTDLKIVGTMIVVILVLSLVSIYYYYKTLSTSPQITTISRNLRIISLAPSDTQILISLGLGKYIVGVDYYSYQLLESLNLTKDIPSNVTIFSQISPPNISGLLLLHPTVVVVEEGLIGSYLQQLKESGLNVLVTNNDFANSYSQIENCILKIGEFFNDTNGAQQLIDWMNEKISNFSITGNVSVAYLLWICPDLSFYTAGGNVFINSIIVQSGGTNVFANYSGYPLLTPSSLLLAKPSVIIAQEEYNLSYTQYLISQYKGMNSSKVYIMGNLATNLFNEPGPLSVYSIQMIKLILEGEAPHYISDSWVIKELNVTLPVF, from the coding sequence ATGACAGACTTAAAGATAGTTGGAACAATGATTGTTGTAATTCTAGTTCTTAGTTTGGTTTCTATCTATTACTATTATAAAACTTTATCAACTTCTCCTCAGATTACGACTATAAGCAGAAATCTTCGAATTATATCGCTTGCACCAAGCGACACACAAATTCTGATAAGCTTAGGTTTAGGTAAATATATTGTAGGAGTTGACTATTATTCCTATCAACTTCTAGAATCTCTTAATCTTACTAAGGACATTCCATCTAACGTTACAATATTTAGTCAAATATCTCCTCCAAATATCTCCGGACTACTATTATTGCACCCTACTGTAGTTGTAGTAGAGGAGGGATTAATAGGGAGTTACTTACAACAGCTAAAGGAATCTGGTCTTAATGTTTTAGTTACAAATAATGACTTTGCCAATTCATATTCTCAGATAGAAAATTGTATATTAAAAATTGGAGAATTCTTCAATGATACTAATGGGGCACAACAACTTATAGATTGGATGAACGAGAAAATAAGTAATTTCTCCATTACTGGAAACGTAAGTGTAGCTTATCTCTTATGGATATGTCCCGATCTGAGCTTCTATACCGCTGGAGGAAACGTATTTATAAATAGTATAATAGTGCAATCAGGTGGAACAAATGTGTTCGCTAATTACTCTGGATATCCACTATTAACACCATCATCATTATTATTAGCTAAACCATCAGTTATAATTGCACAAGAGGAATATAATTTGTCATATACTCAATATCTCATATCTCAGTATAAGGGGATGAATTCCAGTAAGGTTTACATTATGGGGAACTTAGCTACTAATCTATTTAATGAACCTGGCCCACTTTCAGTCTATTCTATTCAAATGATTAAACTTATTCTTGAAGGTGAAGCTCCACATTATATTTCAGATAGTTGGGTGATAAAAGAGCTTAATGTCACACTACCGGTGTTTTAA
- the tatC gene encoding twin-arginine translocase subunit TatC, translating into MTERIREVEKFEERPLIEHLRELAYRLRRILVSLLVTFLIYFMIGIELVTIYLPFPFFGLKYVISTIPIPYPSLFNSISVQLTQLFIYNELPKGVKLIIINLFDPLFASFYISLYLAIFTSIPIIVREIWAFVAPGLYEHEKRFLKRTIIPAFVLFGLGSAFAYFLLIPFMLRIILLYASALGSAVEPTLGLRSFVSTVMTLLIATGLAFELPLIMTGLTAIGVVKSKTWLQNWRWGVLVSFIIAWIISPGTTGGIIETVIGITLSTLFFIGALVSKTVERGRSKNR; encoded by the coding sequence GTGACGGAAAGAATTAGAGAGGTTGAGAAATTTGAAGAAAGGCCTCTAATAGAGCATTTAAGAGAACTCGCATATAGATTAAGGAGAATACTAGTTTCGCTTTTAGTCACCTTCCTCATTTATTTCATGATAGGTATAGAATTGGTCACTATTTACCTACCCTTTCCGTTTTTTGGACTTAAATATGTAATATCAACCATCCCTATTCCTTATCCATCCTTATTTAATAGTATTTCAGTCCAACTAACACAACTTTTTATCTATAATGAATTGCCTAAGGGCGTAAAGTTAATAATAATTAACCTTTTTGATCCGCTGTTCGCGTCTTTTTATATTTCTCTATATCTAGCTATATTTACATCAATCCCCATTATCGTGAGAGAAATCTGGGCTTTTGTTGCTCCCGGTCTTTACGAACATGAAAAGAGGTTTTTAAAGCGCACTATAATTCCTGCATTCGTACTTTTTGGTCTCGGTTCAGCATTTGCTTATTTTCTTTTAATTCCCTTTATGCTGCGAATAATACTCTTATACGCTAGTGCTTTAGGCTCTGCAGTAGAACCAACTTTAGGTCTGAGATCCTTTGTGAGCACTGTTATGACACTACTAATAGCAACTGGCCTAGCATTTGAACTTCCACTTATAATGACGGGATTAACAGCTATTGGCGTCGTAAAATCTAAGACATGGCTTCAAAATTGGAGATGGGGTGTTTTAGTTTCTTTTATAATAGCATGGATAATTTCTCCAGGTACTACTGGTGGTATAATAGAAACTGTGATAGGGATAACGTTATCTACCCTATTTTTTATAGGTGCACTAGTAAGTAAGACTGTAGAAAGAGGAAGAAGCAAAAATAGATAG
- a CDS encoding twin-arginine translocase TatA/TatE family subunit, with protein MLTNPYDWIIILVVIAVLFFGASKIPELFRSMGRAVGEFKKGRMESEMELQQLQQQALQQPLVQQKESRVEDLEKQIAELQKQLEELKKSKQSQ; from the coding sequence ATGCTTACAAATCCTTACGATTGGATAATAATATTGGTAGTAATTGCAGTATTGTTCTTCGGAGCTTCTAAAATACCTGAACTGTTTAGATCGATGGGTAGGGCCGTAGGTGAGTTTAAGAAGGGTAGGATGGAGTCTGAAATGGAGCTACAGCAATTACAACAACAAGCTCTACAACAGCCATTAGTTCAACAAAAGGAAAGCAGAGTTGAGGATTTGGAGAAGCAAATAGCTGAATTACAAAAACAATTAGAAGAATTGAAGAAATCTAAGCAGAGTCAATAA
- a CDS encoding HAD family phosphatase, producing MKKAVIFDLDGTLANTDEIHKQAWEMALQKLGYDVKIDIRYLLGRKTIDIARILVGDQNAEKLALVKTQIYSELIKTLAKPKPCVYELLAYLKNEKIPIAVVTSSMHKSASEVLKIIEIQPDLLIAGDDVKIGKPDPTPVLEAIRRLNADPKQSMGIGDTIYDVMAYYSAGIKEIFVVRSSVPLNEAEVKRYNAKILNSLCELME from the coding sequence GTGAAAAAAGCAGTAATATTTGATCTAGATGGAACGTTAGCAAATACTGATGAAATTCATAAGCAAGCGTGGGAAATGGCTTTGCAGAAGTTAGGATATGACGTTAAGATCGATATAAGGTACCTATTAGGTAGAAAAACTATTGATATAGCTAGAATTTTGGTAGGAGATCAAAATGCAGAAAAGTTGGCATTAGTAAAAACTCAAATTTATTCTGAATTAATAAAAACTCTAGCTAAGCCTAAACCTTGCGTCTATGAACTACTAGCTTATCTAAAAAATGAAAAGATCCCTATTGCAGTAGTAACTTCATCCATGCACAAATCAGCAAGTGAGGTCCTGAAAATAATAGAAATTCAACCGGATTTATTAATTGCTGGTGATGATGTAAAGATAGGGAAACCCGATCCCACGCCAGTATTGGAAGCTATCAGAAGATTGAACGCAGATCCCAAGCAGAGTATGGGAATAGGCGATACTATATATGATGTTATGGCTTATTATTCAGCTGGTATAAAAGAAATTTTTGTAGTGAGGAGTAGCGTTCCACTTAACGAGGCAGAGGTAAAGAGATATAATGCTAAGATATTAAACTCATTATGTGAATTAATGGAATAA
- a CDS encoding elongator complex protein 3, producing MQVIRKPTRMLSGVTIVSIMTHPHSCPHGKCIFCPGGIDVGTPQSYYGREPTLMRAIENSYDPFHQVQSRLRQYIANGHTPSKVELIIMGGTFLSLPIDYQDWFVTYALEAMNRFPDSNKPSFIYLEDAQLRNETANIRCVGMTIETKPDWAKEWHADQMLRLGATKVELGVQTVYDDILKFTNRGHTVKDSIEATRILKDAGFKVVYHVMLGLPKSDPDKDLEAFRTLFSDPSFMPDMLKIYPTLVVETAPLVNLWKRGLYKPYDTETLIELISEMYRYIPKWVRVMRIQRDIPANIILDGNKKGNLRELVEKRVIEKGIKVNEIRFREAGMMWQHRGLLPDENKVRLYKEVYEASEGTEVFLSFEDDKEILIGYLRLRIPSHKAHRKEINGRTAIVRELHVYGIEVPVGAWDDLAFQHKGYGGKLLSEAEKIAREDFDINKIVVLSGIGAREYYAKKGYKKEGPYMVKQLS from the coding sequence ATGCAAGTAATAAGAAAACCAACTAGGATGTTATCCGGTGTTACGATAGTCTCGATCATGACACATCCCCACTCTTGCCCACATGGCAAATGCATATTTTGTCCTGGAGGCATAGATGTTGGTACACCACAGAGTTATTATGGCAGGGAACCTACTCTGATGAGAGCTATAGAAAATAGTTACGATCCTTTTCATCAAGTTCAATCAAGGCTAAGACAATATATAGCAAATGGCCACACTCCTAGTAAGGTAGAATTAATAATAATGGGTGGCACATTTCTCTCGCTTCCAATAGATTATCAAGATTGGTTTGTGACATATGCATTAGAGGCTATGAACAGATTCCCAGATTCCAATAAGCCATCATTCATTTATTTAGAGGATGCTCAGTTAAGGAATGAGACAGCTAACATACGATGTGTAGGAATGACTATTGAAACAAAGCCCGATTGGGCAAAAGAATGGCATGCTGATCAAATGTTAAGGTTAGGTGCAACTAAAGTGGAATTAGGTGTACAGACAGTATACGATGATATCTTAAAGTTTACCAACAGAGGTCACACCGTGAAGGATTCCATAGAGGCTACTAGAATTCTAAAAGATGCTGGGTTTAAAGTAGTATATCACGTTATGTTAGGTCTACCTAAATCAGATCCAGATAAAGATTTAGAAGCATTTAGGACATTATTTTCTGATCCCAGTTTCATGCCAGACATGCTAAAAATTTATCCAACATTAGTAGTGGAAACAGCACCTTTAGTAAATCTATGGAAAAGAGGTTTATATAAACCATATGATACAGAAACGCTTATTGAGTTAATATCTGAAATGTATAGGTATATTCCAAAATGGGTTCGTGTAATGAGGATACAAAGGGATATTCCAGCAAATATAATTTTGGATGGAAATAAAAAGGGGAATTTGAGAGAACTTGTTGAGAAAAGAGTGATAGAAAAGGGAATTAAAGTAAACGAGATTAGATTCAGAGAGGCAGGGATGATGTGGCAACATAGGGGTCTATTACCAGACGAAAATAAAGTCAGACTCTATAAGGAAGTTTATGAGGCAAGTGAAGGAACTGAAGTATTTCTATCTTTTGAAGACGATAAGGAGATACTAATAGGATATTTAAGGTTAAGAATACCTTCTCATAAAGCCCACAGGAAAGAGATTAATGGGAGAACTGCAATCGTAAGGGAGTTGCACGTTTATGGAATAGAAGTACCTGTGGGAGCATGGGACGATTTAGCTTTCCAACATAAAGGATATGGAGGGAAATTACTTAGTGAAGCCGAAAAAATAGCTAGAGAAGACTTCGATATAAATAAGATTGTAGTTTTGTCCGGAATAGGAGCACGAGAATACTATGCTAAAAAGGGTTATAAAAAAGAAGGTCCATATATGGTCAAACAACTGTCTTGA
- a CDS encoding class I SAM-dependent methyltransferase translates to MEAYDNIVYRRKPNPYIRLITGNVIADIGCGSGQNCYQFKGKLTICLDLSLNQLMQAKKRGCENLIHADMEYLPFRNSSLSSLLYIASLHHLRDPSLALDEGYRVLKDKGEILVTVWLVHFRTFFRRYLVKKSIINGKEVRRFYRLYYPYELKRVMESMGFSTKVYKIYRMGSLLPNNALYYGIKTVV, encoded by the coding sequence ATGGAAGCCTATGATAACATAGTATACAGAAGAAAACCGAACCCATATATAAGACTAATTACTGGGAATGTTATAGCGGATATTGGATGCGGTTCTGGTCAAAATTGTTACCAATTTAAGGGAAAATTAACAATTTGCTTGGATCTTTCATTAAATCAGCTTATGCAAGCTAAAAAAAGAGGTTGTGAAAATTTAATCCACGCAGATATGGAATATCTTCCATTTAGAAACTCTTCACTCTCATCTCTATTATATATTGCTTCTCTTCATCATCTAAGGGATCCTTCACTGGCATTAGATGAAGGTTACAGAGTGTTAAAAGATAAGGGTGAAATATTGGTTACTGTATGGCTAGTTCACTTTAGAACGTTTTTTAGAAGATATCTGGTTAAGAAAAGTATTATCAATGGAAAAGAGGTCAGACGATTTTATAGGCTCTATTATCCTTATGAGCTTAAGAGAGTAATGGAATCTATGGGATTTAGTACGAAAGTATACAAGATCTATAGAATGGGAAGTTTATTGCCAAATAACGCTCTATATTATGGAATCAAGACAGTTGTTTGA